Proteins co-encoded in one Rubinisphaera margarita genomic window:
- a CDS encoding pyridoxine 5'-phosphate synthase, which yields MPKLGVNIDHVATVRQARKTVEPDPVWAAALAELGGADGITVHLREDRRHIQDRDVRILRETVRVKLNLEMSIADEITDFALDIMPDQCTLVPEKREEVTTEGGLDLIANEDRVRRCIDRLLEAGIEVSLFIDPDEKQIAMADKMNVHAVELHTGQYADAVDVETQTRELDLLSEAAAQAHSLSMLLHMGHGLTYRNVGPIVEVPEVSELNIGHSIVSRAVMVGMERAVREMKALLTPPIQLIAE from the coding sequence ATGCCCAAACTTGGAGTCAATATCGATCACGTCGCTACCGTGCGACAGGCCCGTAAAACTGTCGAACCCGATCCGGTCTGGGCCGCGGCTCTGGCCGAGCTCGGCGGCGCTGATGGAATCACCGTCCATCTTCGCGAAGACCGCCGGCATATTCAGGATCGGGACGTTCGCATTCTTCGTGAAACGGTTCGGGTGAAGCTGAATCTGGAGATGTCGATTGCCGACGAGATCACCGATTTCGCGCTCGACATCATGCCCGATCAGTGCACCCTGGTTCCGGAGAAACGCGAAGAAGTGACCACGGAAGGCGGGCTCGATCTGATCGCCAACGAAGATCGCGTGCGACGCTGCATCGACCGGTTGCTGGAAGCGGGCATCGAAGTCAGCCTGTTTATCGATCCGGATGAGAAGCAGATTGCGATGGCCGACAAAATGAACGTCCACGCCGTCGAACTTCATACCGGACAATATGCCGACGCGGTTGATGTCGAAACGCAGACTCGCGAACTCGATCTGCTCAGTGAAGCCGCCGCCCAGGCTCATTCGCTCTCGATGCTGCTTCACATGGGACATGGCCTGACTTATCGAAATGTCGGTCCGATTGTGGAGGTCCCGGAAGTTTCGGAGCTCAATATCGGTCACAGTATTGTTTCGCGTGCGGTGATGGTCGGTATGGAACGAGCCGTCCGCGAAATGAAGGCTCTGCTCACTCCCCCGATCCAACTGATTGCTGAATGA
- a CDS encoding metal ABC transporter permease — MLDWPAFLDPTMRLAFWTILVGTIANVTCAILGCFLVLRRMSMLGDALSHAVLPGLAIAFLLTGTTAAVPMFVGAAVFAMLTAGLSRLLTTYGHATEESGLGIVFTAFFALGILLVQMFAEKVHLDRDVVLEGAIEYVALETITLFGLRWPTAFWTTSAILAASLLWLGLFWKEIKAAVFDPMYAAAIGLYGQTMLGVLVVLVAICVVGSFKIVGSILVVAMLIVPGATAQLVSQRLVNMLVLSGVFAAIATAFGYAVAWHLNTSAAGMMAVFTGLGYGLALVFSPSQGLLVTRLRRARLRSRIREEDLLGILFRWEEQRKEVDPHGSMSLERMAELAEDSAGQHRMQSSLNRLENAVLVEQTRDEGYVLTDRGRRAAQRLVRGHRLWESYLGSEFQLPEDHLHEAAHQIEHYLDQESREQIERELGSPESDPHGRSIPPRVTDPEN, encoded by the coding sequence ATGCTGGACTGGCCTGCATTTCTGGACCCCACAATGAGGCTGGCCTTCTGGACCATCCTCGTGGGGACGATCGCCAATGTGACGTGTGCCATTCTGGGCTGCTTTCTCGTTCTCCGACGGATGAGCATGCTCGGCGACGCGCTCAGTCACGCCGTACTCCCCGGACTGGCCATCGCGTTTCTGTTGACTGGAACCACCGCAGCCGTGCCGATGTTTGTCGGGGCGGCTGTCTTCGCCATGCTGACCGCAGGCCTCTCCCGACTGCTGACAACTTACGGCCACGCGACGGAGGAGTCCGGCCTCGGCATCGTGTTCACGGCGTTTTTCGCCCTCGGCATCCTTCTGGTGCAGATGTTCGCGGAGAAAGTCCATCTCGATCGCGACGTCGTTCTTGAAGGAGCGATCGAATACGTTGCTCTGGAAACGATCACGCTCTTCGGACTCCGCTGGCCAACGGCATTCTGGACGACGTCGGCAATCCTGGCTGCCTCGCTGCTCTGGCTGGGGCTGTTCTGGAAGGAAATCAAAGCCGCCGTGTTCGACCCGATGTACGCGGCTGCGATCGGACTTTACGGTCAGACGATGCTCGGCGTGCTCGTCGTTCTGGTCGCGATCTGCGTCGTCGGTTCGTTCAAGATCGTCGGCAGTATTCTCGTTGTTGCCATGCTGATCGTTCCGGGGGCGACCGCTCAACTTGTCAGCCAGCGACTGGTCAACATGCTTGTTCTGTCGGGCGTCTTCGCGGCGATCGCCACTGCATTCGGCTATGCGGTCGCCTGGCACCTCAACACCAGTGCAGCCGGGATGATGGCCGTCTTTACTGGACTCGGCTACGGTCTGGCACTGGTCTTCTCGCCTTCACAGGGGCTGCTCGTCACCCGGCTCCGTCGGGCCCGCCTGCGATCCCGCATCCGCGAAGAAGACCTGCTGGGGATTCTGTTCCGCTGGGAAGAGCAGCGTAAAGAAGTTGATCCCCATGGTTCGATGTCGCTGGAACGAATGGCAGAACTCGCTGAAGACTCGGCTGGCCAGCACCGGATGCAGTCCTCGCTCAATCGTCTCGAGAACGCGGTTCTGGTTGAGCAGACGCGAGACGAAGGGTATGTGCTCACCGATCGCGGCCGCCGGGCCGCACAGCGTCTCGTGCGCGGACACCGACTCTGGGAAAGCTATCTCGGCTCGGAATTTCAATTGCCCGAAGACCATCTGCACGAAGCCGCCCATCAGATCGAACACTATCTCGATCAGGAGTCGCGGGAACAGATCGAACGGGAACTCGGCTCTCCCGAATCCGATCCGCACGGGCGTTCGATTCCTCCGCGCGTAACCGATCCCGAGAACTGA